The following coding sequences are from one Pirellulales bacterium window:
- the speA gene encoding biosynthetic arginine decarboxylase, which produces MTLFSGVPHTMIDQQVKPWSVTDAADLYDVGRWGAGYFSVNPSGNLCVHPTKDPARSIDLKQLVDDLQLRGIDLPILIRFAEILQHRLGEIHEAFQQAIRDHHFNGKYCCVYPIKVNQQRQVVEEVLQFGRPFNFGLEAGSKPELLAVVALASNDTPIICNGFKDPEFIEMAMLAHKIGRRIIPVVEKYTELGLILEFARKVGVRPMIGMRVKLATKSSGRWQSSGGYRSKFGLTVSELLRATDELKQHGMQDCFKLLHFHLGSQIPNIRHIKQALNEAVRVYVELAGRGAGLEYLDVGGGLGVDYDGSQTNFESSANYSLQEYANDVVYHIQSVCDDAGVPHPTIVSESGRAVVAYHSALVFNVLGVSGLGEWEVPSELPPDIEQPITDLVSTYQNVIPRNLLESYHDAQQALDMAMGLFNGGYLPLDQRSLAENLFWAICRKMQRLVRQLDYVPEDLQGLDALLSDTYFCNFSLFQSMPDSWAIRQLFPVMPIHRLNVQPTHHAVLGDITCDSDGKIDLFIDRRDVKRTLPLHSFNGEPYYLGAFLLGAYQEILGDMHNLFGDTNAVHVSLDANGSVVLETVIKGDTVREVLDYVEFEPDALVRKLRTDVEMAVRETRLDFQEAGRLLRFYEEGLQGYTYLEDVRNGL; this is translated from the coding sequence ATGACCCTTTTCTCAGGAGTGCCGCATACGATGATCGACCAGCAGGTCAAGCCTTGGTCGGTGACGGACGCCGCCGATCTTTACGACGTTGGCCGCTGGGGAGCGGGGTATTTCTCGGTCAACCCATCGGGCAATCTTTGCGTGCATCCCACCAAAGACCCGGCCCGCTCGATCGACCTCAAGCAGTTGGTCGACGACTTGCAGCTCCGCGGCATCGACCTGCCGATACTGATCCGTTTCGCCGAGATTCTCCAGCACCGCCTGGGCGAAATCCACGAAGCTTTTCAGCAGGCCATCCGCGATCACCATTTCAACGGAAAATACTGCTGCGTCTATCCGATCAAGGTCAACCAGCAACGGCAGGTGGTGGAGGAAGTGCTCCAGTTCGGGCGTCCCTTCAACTTCGGCCTGGAGGCCGGCTCGAAGCCCGAACTGCTGGCGGTCGTGGCCCTGGCTTCCAACGACACGCCGATCATCTGCAACGGCTTCAAAGACCCTGAGTTCATCGAGATGGCGATGCTGGCCCACAAGATCGGCCGGCGGATCATCCCGGTGGTCGAGAAGTACACCGAGTTGGGGCTGATTCTCGAATTTGCCCGCAAGGTGGGCGTGCGTCCCATGATCGGCATGCGCGTCAAGCTGGCCACCAAATCGAGCGGGCGTTGGCAATCGTCGGGCGGTTACCGCTCGAAGTTCGGCCTGACCGTCAGCGAGCTGCTGCGCGCCACCGACGAGCTGAAGCAGCACGGCATGCAAGACTGCTTCAAGCTGCTGCACTTTCACCTGGGGAGCCAGATTCCCAACATCCGGCACATCAAGCAGGCGTTGAATGAAGCGGTGCGGGTCTACGTCGAGTTGGCCGGGCGCGGCGCGGGGCTGGAATACCTCGACGTAGGCGGCGGCCTGGGCGTCGACTACGACGGTTCGCAGACCAATTTCGAGTCCAGCGCCAACTATTCGTTGCAAGAGTACGCCAACGACGTCGTTTATCACATTCAAAGCGTATGCGACGATGCCGGCGTGCCGCACCCCACCATCGTCTCCGAAAGCGGCCGGGCGGTGGTGGCCTATCACAGCGCGCTGGTGTTCAACGTGCTGGGCGTCTCCGGGCTGGGCGAGTGGGAAGTGCCCAGCGAGTTGCCGCCCGACATCGAGCAGCCGATCACCGACCTGGTGAGCACGTATCAAAACGTGATCCCGCGGAACTTGCTGGAAAGCTACCACGACGCCCAGCAGGCGCTCGACATGGCGATGGGCCTGTTCAACGGCGGTTATTTGCCGCTCGACCAGCGGAGCCTGGCCGAAAACCTGTTCTGGGCCATCTGCCGCAAGATGCAGCGGCTGGTGCGGCAACTCGACTATGTGCCCGAAGACCTGCAAGGCCTCGACGCCCTGTTGAGCGACACCTACTTTTGCAACTTTTCGCTGTTTCAGTCGATGCCCGATAGCTGGGCCATCCGCCAGCTTTTTCCGGTGATGCCGATCCACCGGCTGAACGTGCAGCCGACGCACCACGCGGTGCTGGGCGACATCACGTGCGACAGCGACGGCAAGATCGACCTGTTCATCGACCGCCGCGACGTGAAGCGCACGTTGCCGCTGCACTCGTTCAACGGCGAGCCGTATTACCTGGGGGCGTTTCTGCTGGGCGCCTATCAGGAGATCCTGGGCGACATGCACAATCTATTCGGCGATACCAACGCCGTTCACGTCAGCCTCGACGCCAACGGCAGCGTGGTGCTGGAGACGGTGATCAAAGGCGACACGGTGCGCGAGGTGCTCGATTATGTGGAGTTCGAACCCGACGCCTTGGTGCGAAAGTTGCGGACCGACGTCGAGATGGCGGTTCGCGAGACGCGCCTCGACTTTCAGGAGGCGGGCCGCCTGCTGCGGTTCTACGAAGAGGGCTTGCAGGGGTATACCTATCTGGAAGACGTCCGCAACGGGCTGTGA
- a CDS encoding ABC transporter ATP-binding protein — translation MHLTFDQVTKFYGPVIGVNDVSCRIGPGITGLLGANGAGKSTLIKLASGQLRPSQGTVRVGEHDAWSTAAKRFFGYSPDLDRFYEEMTGREFVDTMARLYGYRRSEARDRTELALEEVGMTERAGRRMAGCSHGMRQRIKLAQALVHDPELLLLDEPLNGIDPGGRREINDLLLRLAERGKTILVSTHILVDVEQLADTIVMISRGRLIASGTLTEVRNLLADQPLVIEIVSDRPRNFASLLAAASYVRSVEVRDDTLTVKTGQPARFFADVGKLVVEHNFEVRRMQTLDSGADAVFDYLERGAS, via the coding sequence GGGCCGGGCATCACCGGACTGCTGGGCGCCAACGGGGCGGGCAAATCGACGCTCATCAAGCTGGCCAGCGGGCAGCTTCGCCCCAGCCAGGGAACCGTTCGCGTGGGCGAACATGACGCCTGGTCGACCGCCGCCAAACGATTCTTCGGATACAGCCCCGACCTCGACCGCTTCTATGAAGAAATGACCGGCCGCGAGTTCGTCGATACGATGGCCCGGCTTTACGGTTATCGTCGAAGCGAAGCCCGTGACCGCACCGAGTTGGCCTTGGAAGAGGTCGGCATGACCGAACGTGCCGGACGGCGGATGGCCGGGTGCAGCCACGGGATGCGGCAGCGAATCAAGCTGGCCCAGGCGCTGGTCCACGATCCCGAGCTGCTGCTGCTCGACGAACCGCTCAACGGCATCGACCCCGGCGGCCGCCGCGAGATCAACGACCTGCTGCTGCGCCTGGCCGAACGCGGCAAGACCATTCTGGTCTCCACGCACATCCTGGTCGATGTCGAGCAGCTCGCCGATACGATCGTCATGATCTCGCGCGGCCGCCTGATCGCGTCGGGCACGTTGACCGAAGTCCGCAATCTGCTGGCCGATCAGCCGCTGGTGATCGAGATCGTCAGCGACCGGCCCCGCAACTTCGCCTCGCTGCTGGCGGCCGCAAGCTATGTGCGCAGCGTCGAAGTGCGCGACGACACACTGACCGTCAAGACGGGCCAGCCTGCCCGGTTCTTTGCCGACGTGGGTAAGCTGGTCGTCGAACATAACTTCGAAGTGCGGCGAATGCAGACGCTCGATTCCGGCGCCGACGCCGTGTTCGATTACCTGGAGCGGGGGGCCTCATGA
- the msrB gene encoding peptide-methionine (R)-S-oxide reductase MsrB, which translates to MLRRSKTTAFLAAMFAAAVGLVFAAALLAAPKSGKRPPPREKQAAAESEADNERDAADDEEKPVRKTDREWKRLLTGKQYRVTRQRETEPPFSGKYVHTKKEGVYRCVCCGSKLFASQTKFDSGTGWPSFYAPLREKALRAAPDYSDGTPRVEVTCARCEAHLGHVFGDGPQPTGLRYCVNSASLKLDEQPGKDGKPAK; encoded by the coding sequence GTGCTCCGACGTTCAAAGACAACGGCTTTCTTGGCGGCGATGTTTGCCGCGGCGGTCGGTCTTGTCTTTGCCGCGGCCCTCTTGGCGGCCCCCAAATCGGGCAAGCGACCGCCTCCGCGCGAAAAGCAAGCGGCGGCCGAGAGCGAGGCGGACAACGAGCGCGACGCGGCCGACGACGAGGAAAAACCCGTTCGCAAGACCGACCGCGAATGGAAGCGGCTATTGACCGGAAAGCAGTATCGCGTCACTCGTCAGAGAGAGACGGAGCCGCCCTTCAGCGGCAAGTACGTGCATACCAAGAAGGAGGGCGTCTACCGTTGCGTCTGCTGTGGGTCGAAACTGTTTGCCAGCCAGACCAAGTTCGATTCAGGCACCGGCTGGCCGAGCTTTTACGCGCCGCTGCGCGAGAAGGCGTTGCGGGCGGCGCCCGACTACAGCGACGGAACGCCGCGCGTCGAAGTGACTTGTGCGCGGTGCGAAGCTCATTTGGGCCACGTGTTCGGCGACGGTCCGCAGCCGACCGGCTTGCGCTACTGCGTCAACTCCGCCTCGCTCAAGCTCGACGAACAGCCGGGCAAGGACGGAAAGCCGGCGAAGTAG
- a CDS encoding ABC transporter permease subunit: MSLLRAWVTLFWLSFRRLLWSTSTLMVLLPMAGGTLFLLRRRYDLIGDYDRAFQLFSEFVIIVFVAFLVPICALAYGTSSVGADREDRTLLFLLIRPIPRWLVLSAKVAAALPLALGLVVLCFRLYCALAGPAGELAYQLFLPAVTYSTLAYLGLFHLFAVSLPHSTIVALIYALFFEFLLGNMPGIVKRVAVNYYGRSLMYAVGATDGLQRPGWFEPISVDAAGWTLAGIAVGSLLLAAIVFQFREYRDLT, translated from the coding sequence ATGAGCTTGCTGCGGGCCTGGGTCACGCTGTTCTGGCTGTCGTTCCGCCGGCTGCTGTGGTCGACCAGCACGCTGATGGTGCTGCTGCCGATGGCCGGCGGCACGCTGTTTTTGCTGCGGCGGCGATATGACTTGATCGGCGACTACGACCGGGCGTTTCAACTTTTCAGCGAGTTTGTGATTATCGTGTTTGTGGCCTTCCTGGTGCCCATCTGCGCGTTGGCCTACGGCACGTCGAGCGTGGGCGCCGACCGCGAAGACCGCACGCTGCTGTTTCTGCTCATCCGCCCGATACCGCGGTGGCTGGTGCTTTCGGCCAAGGTGGCCGCCGCGCTGCCGTTGGCACTCGGCCTAGTGGTACTCTGCTTCAGACTCTATTGCGCTCTGGCCGGACCCGCGGGCGAACTGGCCTATCAACTCTTTCTGCCGGCCGTCACCTACAGCACATTGGCCTATTTGGGGCTGTTTCACTTGTTTGCCGTGTCGCTGCCGCACTCGACGATTGTGGCCTTGATCTACGCCTTGTTCTTCGAGTTTCTGCTGGGCAACATGCCGGGCATCGTCAAGCGCGTGGCGGTAAACTATTATGGCCGGTCGTTGATGTATGCGGTCGGGGCGACCGACGGTTTGCAGCGGCCGGGGTGGTTCGAGCCGATTTCGGTCGATGCGGCCGGCTGGACGCTGGCCGGGATCGCCGTCGGCTCGCTGCTGTTGGCGGCGATCGTTTTTCAGTTTCGCGAATATCGCGATTTGACGTGA
- a CDS encoding Gfo/Idh/MocA family oxidoreductase, whose translation MQTLRYGIVGGGFITRFQLRAIKQVRGIEVAGLVSRRPPETAAAYVREQGMGEGRIFRSIKEMAPHVDVIAIFNPNFTRLATVEEVVEAVKAGAALKGVICEKPLGRNLAEARRLVEMIDEVKLPTAYFENQIFMNSVRAAREQLRPVMAAMGPPLLVRSGEEHAGPHNGWFWDPVEQGGGVMSDMGCHCLGVGWYALTPPDKPVRFLEPQSVSADLALLKWGQPRWRKEMLDRFGVDYGKTPAEDYATGIVTYRNPDTGQHVRSQFSVSWMFDKQGMRLSLEGLGPGYGFDMSTLRSSLDVFIGDVAAAGVADSEGALEKSQSSRGLLTVQPNEADLYGYTDENEDAAAAFRAGRSALLDWNYGVEIVRLTMAAYLSSERKATVDLTDRETNKFLESYVPLIQQGRGGEVL comes from the coding sequence ATGCAAACGCTTCGTTACGGCATTGTCGGTGGCGGCTTCATCACGCGGTTTCAGCTCCGCGCGATCAAGCAAGTGCGGGGGATCGAGGTGGCCGGACTGGTTTCGCGGCGGCCGCCCGAAACGGCCGCGGCTTATGTTCGCGAACAGGGCATGGGCGAAGGCCGCATTTTCCGCAGCATCAAGGAGATGGCCCCGCACGTCGACGTGATCGCCATTTTCAATCCGAATTTCACGCGGCTGGCGACGGTCGAGGAGGTCGTCGAGGCGGTCAAGGCCGGCGCCGCGTTGAAGGGCGTGATTTGCGAGAAGCCGCTGGGGCGAAACCTGGCCGAGGCGCGGCGGCTGGTGGAGATGATCGACGAAGTGAAGCTCCCGACCGCCTACTTCGAGAACCAGATTTTCATGAACTCCGTCCGCGCGGCGCGCGAGCAGCTTCGCCCGGTGATGGCGGCGATGGGACCGCCGCTGTTGGTCCGTTCCGGCGAAGAGCATGCGGGACCGCACAACGGCTGGTTTTGGGATCCCGTCGAGCAGGGCGGCGGCGTGATGAGCGACATGGGCTGCCATTGCTTGGGCGTCGGCTGGTATGCGCTCACTCCGCCCGACAAGCCGGTGCGGTTCCTCGAGCCGCAGTCGGTGTCGGCCGATCTGGCGCTGTTGAAATGGGGCCAGCCGCGCTGGCGCAAGGAGATGCTCGACCGTTTCGGCGTCGATTACGGCAAGACGCCCGCGGAAGACTATGCCACCGGCATCGTGACCTACCGCAATCCCGATACGGGCCAACACGTGCGGAGCCAGTTCTCGGTTTCTTGGATGTTCGACAAGCAGGGGATGCGGCTATCGCTGGAAGGTCTTGGCCCCGGCTACGGCTTCGACATGAGCACGCTCCGGTCGTCGCTCGACGTGTTCATTGGCGACGTGGCGGCGGCCGGCGTGGCCGACAGCGAGGGGGCGCTGGAAAAATCGCAATCGAGCCGCGGGCTGCTGACCGTGCAGCCGAACGAGGCCGATCTTTACGGCTACACCGACGAGAATGAAGACGCCGCGGCGGCCTTTCGCGCGGGCCGCTCGGCGCTGTTGGACTGGAATTACGGCGTGGAGATCGTCCGCCTGACGATGGCGGCCTATTTGTCGTCGGAGCGAAAAGCGACGGTCGATCTGACCGACCGCGAAACAAACAAGTTTTTGGAGAGCTACGTGCCGTTGATTCAGCAGGGCCGCGGTGGTGAGGTGCTGTAA
- a CDS encoding (2Fe-2S)-binding protein, producing MKDSIHAERPDSGFSRRAFLRGSGAAAAATALATGPGAVEAAQAKKPKVTGGQGTSKIKLTVNGQSREVEVETRTTLLDALRYQLDLTGAKPVSIDETSGACTVIMDGKTISANTTLVMQCVGKKIQTVESLGGSRPDAVPLAFVKHDAMQCGFCTPGFVVAVRAFLDKNPKATEAQIRQGLNGNICRCGTYANVIQAAIDVVKGGKK from the coding sequence ATGAAGGATTCCATTCACGCCGAGCGGCCGGACTCCGGCTTCAGCCGCCGGGCCTTTCTGCGCGGCTCCGGTGCCGCCGCCGCCGCGACCGCCCTGGCCACCGGCCCCGGCGCCGTCGAGGCCGCTCAAGCGAAAAAGCCAAAAGTCACCGGCGGGCAAGGCACGAGCAAGATCAAGCTCACCGTCAACGGCCAGAGCCGCGAAGTCGAGGTCGAAACCCGCACCACGCTGCTCGACGCGCTCCGCTATCAACTCGATCTGACCGGCGCCAAGCCCGTCAGCATCGACGAGACCAGCGGCGCCTGCACCGTGATCATGGACGGCAAAACGATCAGTGCCAACACCACGCTAGTCATGCAGTGCGTGGGCAAGAAGATTCAAACCGTCGAGAGTCTCGGCGGCAGCAGGCCCGATGCCGTGCCGCTGGCCTTCGTCAAGCACGACGCCATGCAGTGCGGTTTTTGCACGCCGGGCTTCGTCGTGGCCGTGCGGGCATTCCTGGATAAAAACCCCAAGGCCACCGAAGCCCAGATTCGCCAGGGCCTCAACGGCAACATCTGCCGTTGCGGCACTTACGCCAACGTGATTCAAGCCGCCATCGACGTGGTGAAAGGAGGCAAGAAATGA